One window of the Elusimicrobium sp. An273 genome contains the following:
- a CDS encoding ABC transporter ATP-binding protein, giving the protein MIKLEHITKIYGQGDENLCVLEDVTLTLPRGKFTVLLGPSGSGKSTLLNLIAMLDKPTSGTIYLDGQNITALKSETARSALRLKKMGFVFQFDGLLPEFSLLENVDMPALMRGRPDPKKAQQLLENLGLGAISHKLPADLSGGEKQRASIARALRNDPPLLLADEPTGNLDTARKQQVFEDFARMSREQGLTVLMVTHDVHAADYADEVYTLENRKLVKTK; this is encoded by the coding sequence ATGATAAAACTGGAACATATAACCAAAATCTACGGTCAGGGCGACGAAAACCTCTGCGTGCTGGAAGACGTAACGCTTACCCTTCCGCGCGGCAAATTTACGGTGCTTTTGGGGCCCAGCGGATCGGGAAAAAGCACGCTTCTAAATTTAATTGCCATGCTGGATAAGCCCACTTCCGGCACGATTTATCTGGACGGGCAGAACATTACCGCGCTTAAAAGCGAAACCGCCCGCTCGGCCCTGCGGCTTAAAAAAATGGGTTTTGTTTTCCAATTTGACGGCCTGCTGCCCGAGTTTTCGCTTCTGGAAAATGTAGACATGCCCGCTTTGATGCGCGGCCGTCCGGATCCTAAAAAGGCGCAGCAACTGCTGGAAAATCTGGGGCTGGGTGCCATCAGCCACAAGCTGCCGGCCGATTTGTCCGGCGGCGAAAAACAGCGCGCCAGCATCGCACGCGCCCTGCGCAACGACCCGCCGCTCTTATTGGCGGACGAGCCCACCGGCAATTTGGACACCGCCCGCAAACAGCAGGTGTTTGAAGATTTTGCCCGCATGAGCCGCGAGCAAGGCCTTACGGTATTGATGGTAACGCACGACGTACACGCCGCGGATTACGCAGACGAGGTCTACACGCTGGAAAACCGGAAACTGGTAAAAACCAAATGA
- a CDS encoding tetratricopeptide repeat protein, protein MEQLIETRTGLAIIFILALALFFLRKHSYNPFKKTLEKASAGDPQAQFEMGRLYYRGKHVAQDFVQALNWFDTAAKNGSVPAMNALAGMYHAGQGCEEPNPQKTFSWYQTAAHTGDFEARVNLAVCYLNGIGTEKNEAKGFEVMKAAADEKSPIAQTLTADLYERGLGTEKNEKLALHYYFLASKQGEPMAKRKIKKLQEEAMRQLK, encoded by the coding sequence ATGGAACAGCTGATTGAAACCCGCACCGGGTTAGCAATTATTTTTATTTTGGCGCTGGCGCTCTTTTTTCTGCGCAAACATTCATATAACCCCTTTAAAAAAACGCTGGAAAAAGCCTCCGCCGGCGACCCGCAGGCCCAATTTGAAATGGGCCGCCTGTATTACCGCGGCAAACACGTCGCGCAGGATTTTGTGCAAGCCTTAAACTGGTTTGACACCGCCGCCAAAAACGGCAGTGTGCCCGCCATGAATGCCCTGGCCGGGATGTACCACGCCGGGCAAGGATGCGAAGAGCCCAACCCGCAAAAGACGTTTTCCTGGTATCAAACCGCCGCCCACACGGGCGATTTTGAAGCGCGGGTGAATTTGGCCGTGTGCTACCTAAACGGCATCGGCACCGAGAAAAACGAAGCAAAAGGATTTGAAGTAATGAAAGCCGCCGCCGACGAAAAAAGCCCCATCGCCCAAACGCTGACCGCGGACTTGTACGAACGGGGCCTGGGTACCGAGAAAAATGAAAAACTGGCCCTGCACTATTATTTTTTGGCTTCCAAACAAGGCGAGCCCATGGCCAAACGGAAAATCAAAAAGCTGCAGGAAGAAGCCATGCGCCAGCTAAAATAA
- a CDS encoding tetratricopeptide repeat protein: protein MKKLLLLLLFLPLSAAALSDWAYTDAEQEQHKLRQTAEKRAFKQVKAEVKAGFSDSLADLADLYYNGIGTKQNYKKAYKYYQQAAQKGDAYAAYSQAFMLMYGQGVKKDPQLAFNQLETLAQEGSSWAALEMYRAYQNGNGCPKDPVQARHWLETAANYRLPAALLYLGMETLPEDPARGFFLLKEAADLENARAQYLTARCYREGTGTAVHPHQAFNYMLLAAKQHYGPAQWEIAQWYRQGYGTEKSPYQEFRWTRLAAQAGEKPAQQRLAQMYQEGIGTPVHKKLAQKWAKEALKKTEQEASYGTAD from the coding sequence ATGAAAAAACTATTGCTTTTGCTGCTTTTCCTCCCGCTCAGCGCCGCCGCCCTTTCGGACTGGGCTTACACCGACGCCGAACAGGAACAGCACAAACTGCGCCAAACGGCCGAAAAGCGGGCGTTTAAACAGGTAAAGGCCGAAGTAAAAGCCGGGTTTTCCGATTCTCTTGCGGATCTGGCCGATTTGTATTACAACGGCATCGGCACGAAACAGAATTATAAAAAAGCCTACAAATACTACCAACAAGCCGCGCAAAAAGGCGACGCATACGCCGCCTATTCCCAAGCTTTTATGCTGATGTACGGCCAAGGCGTAAAGAAAGACCCGCAGCTGGCATTTAACCAGTTGGAAACGCTCGCGCAAGAGGGTTCTTCCTGGGCGGCGCTGGAAATGTACCGTGCGTACCAAAACGGAAACGGCTGCCCCAAAGACCCCGTCCAAGCCCGCCATTGGCTGGAAACAGCCGCCAATTACCGCCTGCCGGCGGCGTTGCTGTACTTGGGGATGGAAACACTGCCGGAAGATCCCGCACGCGGGTTCTTTTTGCTAAAAGAAGCGGCCGACTTGGAAAACGCCCGCGCCCAATACCTAACGGCCCGGTGCTACCGCGAAGGCACCGGCACCGCCGTTCATCCGCACCAAGCCTTTAATTATATGCTCCTTGCCGCCAAACAGCACTACGGGCCGGCCCAATGGGAAATCGCGCAGTGGTACCGGCAGGGCTACGGCACGGAAAAGAGCCCGTACCAGGAATTTCGCTGGACGCGCTTGGCCGCCCAGGCAGGCGAAAAACCCGCCCAACAGCGCCTGGCACAAATGTACCAAGAGGGCATTGGCACGCCGGTGCATAAAAAGTTAGCTCAAAAATGGGCGAAAGAAGCCCTTAAAAAAACCGAACAGGAGGCCTCTTATGGAACAGCTGATTGA
- a CDS encoding PhoH family protein has product MKKTFILDTNVLLHDVNCLHAFEDNDIIIPMAVIEELDAFKSEGDTRGKNARMVSRTLDEMRKQGRLNEGVKLPKGGILKIELDKPNALPQSLAFNKADNSILNIAYTLSKKEGSYKKNAAPVIVVTKDINMRLKAEALGLSAQDYTSDKVNVDELYTGVAEMEVSPEQIDAFYRDKKLPVDPNVYFPNEFIILKSSDGSKKSAIGRVSNGAEFVLRPLSSQEPVAWGIKPLNKEQRFAMELLLDDSLDIVTLVGTAGTGKTLITLATGLQRTMDENAYRRLVVCRSIVPVGKDIGFLPGTKEEKLEAWMGAIYDNLAFLADRKNPDEGEEKAHYLLDSGKIEIASVTHMRGRSLPGQYMIVDDAQNLTPHEMKTILTRAGEGTKVVVTGDPYQIDTPYLDVESNGLTYLVDRLKGQKSHGHITFTKTERSHLADLASKLL; this is encoded by the coding sequence ATGAAAAAAACATTTATTTTGGATACAAACGTCCTATTGCACGACGTAAACTGCCTGCATGCGTTTGAGGATAACGACATTATTATCCCGATGGCCGTCATTGAAGAATTGGACGCGTTTAAAAGCGAAGGCGACACCCGCGGCAAAAACGCCCGCATGGTTTCCCGCACGCTTGATGAAATGCGCAAGCAAGGCCGTTTGAACGAAGGGGTAAAATTGCCGAAAGGCGGCATTTTAAAAATTGAGTTGGATAAGCCCAATGCCCTGCCGCAGTCGCTGGCGTTTAATAAGGCGGACAATTCTATTTTAAACATTGCCTATACCCTAAGCAAAAAAGAAGGTTCGTACAAAAAGAACGCCGCCCCCGTGATTGTGGTCACCAAAGACATCAACATGCGCCTAAAAGCCGAGGCGTTGGGCCTCTCGGCGCAGGATTACACGTCCGACAAAGTGAATGTGGACGAACTCTACACCGGCGTGGCGGAAATGGAAGTATCCCCCGAGCAGATTGACGCGTTCTACCGCGACAAAAAACTGCCGGTGGATCCCAACGTCTATTTTCCCAATGAGTTTATTATTTTAAAATCGTCGGACGGGAGCAAAAAGTCCGCCATTGGGCGCGTGTCCAACGGGGCGGAATTTGTGCTGCGCCCGCTTTCTTCGCAGGAACCGGTGGCGTGGGGCATTAAACCGCTGAACAAAGAACAGCGCTTTGCCATGGAACTGTTGCTAGACGACAGTTTGGATATCGTTACCTTGGTGGGTACCGCCGGCACGGGCAAAACCTTAATCACGCTGGCTACCGGCCTGCAGCGCACCATGGACGAAAACGCCTACCGCCGCCTGGTGGTGTGCCGCTCCATCGTGCCGGTAGGCAAAGACATCGGCTTCCTGCCCGGCACCAAGGAAGAAAAACTGGAAGCGTGGATGGGCGCTATTTACGACAACCTGGCCTTCTTGGCAGACCGCAAAAACCCGGACGAAGGCGAAGAAAAAGCCCATTATTTGTTGGACAGCGGCAAAATTGAAATCGCCTCTGTTACCCACATGCGCGGCCGCTCGCTGCCCGGCCAATATATGATTGTAGACGACGCGCAAAACCTCACCCCGCACGAAATGAAAACCATTCTTACCCGCGCGGGCGAGGGCACCAAAGTGGTCGTAACCGGCGACCCGTACCAGATTGATACGCCGTATTTGGACGTGGAATCCAACGGGCTGACCTATCTGGTAGACCGCTTGAAAGGCCAAAAAAGCCACGGGCACATCACGTTTACCAAAACGGAACGCAGCCATCTGGCGGATTTGGCTTCCAAATTGTTATAG
- a CDS encoding DUF3536 domain-containing protein, translating into MKYLCIHGHFYQPPRENAWLEEIEQQDSAAPFHDWNSRICAECYSPNALARLLDGNKNLIDLANNYAHISFNFGPTLLSWMEKNEPEVYQSVLEADKLSRERFGGHGGAIAQVYNHMILPLANARDKETQVKWGIADFEKRFGRKPEAIWLAETACNTETLEVLAAEGMKFVILAPGQCKRIRKIGEEKWQEVGAGVDPKRAYRCNLPSGRNIALFFYDGPISQGIAFSDTLSSGEKFAARLLGTYNAGGEPQLMHIATDGETYGHHQKFAEMALAYCLKKVEETPDVELTVYGEFLAKHPPLYEAQIVENSSWSCFHGVERWRADCGCNSGMKPGWHQKWRGPLRQALDFVRDEMIKTFETVGSQYFKNPWDARNDYIDLVLDRSLDAQHRFFLKHATEKAWNDRPTALCLLEMQRNAMLMYTSCGWFFDEISGIETVQIMQYAARAIELNRAISGVDLEPAFVEKLSAAPSNLKELKNGAVVYERYVKPQVMPIEKIALEHVVSLLADDTVNPQKAYECDVLAYAPKKLAAPGFHLCFGDITLKSRTTLLERKMHFAVFQHGATDFLCAAGTEGTLDRGAVFGQLEELFQAAKYEDCAALIRRSFPKQYPLSSMFLDVRRKVVDLVLRKMDEETDQKFTKVFEDQYPVVRGLQLIGAPIPKPFLTVAEFVLSNDLKAEFRAADVNVNEIEELMEDVKTLGLDVSKGPVREAVSEKLERLAFAFARNPSDTACALKLVEFLNYAEIFGFEPDAVRAQEFVFFGLRALGEEAKKKDILRALARKLKIAL; encoded by the coding sequence ATGAAATATCTTTGCATACACGGACACTTTTACCAGCCCCCGCGCGAAAACGCCTGGTTGGAAGAAATTGAACAGCAGGACAGTGCGGCCCCGTTTCACGATTGGAACAGCCGTATTTGTGCGGAATGCTACTCTCCCAACGCCCTGGCGCGGCTGCTGGACGGAAATAAAAACCTGATTGATTTAGCCAACAATTACGCCCACATCAGTTTTAACTTTGGGCCCACGCTTCTTTCGTGGATGGAAAAAAACGAGCCCGAAGTGTACCAGTCCGTGTTGGAGGCCGATAAACTCAGCCGCGAACGCTTCGGCGGCCACGGCGGCGCCATTGCCCAGGTGTACAACCATATGATTTTGCCGCTGGCCAACGCGCGCGACAAAGAAACCCAAGTCAAATGGGGCATTGCCGATTTTGAAAAACGCTTTGGCCGCAAGCCCGAAGCCATCTGGCTGGCGGAAACGGCCTGCAATACCGAAACGCTGGAAGTATTGGCCGCGGAAGGGATGAAATTTGTAATTTTGGCGCCGGGGCAATGCAAGCGGATCCGCAAAATAGGGGAAGAAAAATGGCAGGAGGTCGGCGCCGGGGTAGACCCCAAACGCGCCTACCGCTGCAATTTGCCCAGCGGCAGGAACATTGCGCTTTTCTTTTATGACGGGCCCATTTCGCAGGGGATTGCGTTTTCCGATACGCTTTCCTCGGGCGAGAAATTTGCCGCCCGCCTGCTGGGCACCTACAACGCGGGCGGCGAGCCCCAGCTGATGCACATCGCTACCGACGGGGAAACCTACGGCCACCACCAGAAATTTGCCGAAATGGCGCTGGCATATTGCCTTAAAAAAGTGGAAGAAACGCCGGACGTGGAACTGACGGTGTACGGCGAATTTTTGGCCAAACATCCGCCGCTGTACGAAGCGCAGATTGTGGAAAATTCCTCGTGGAGCTGTTTTCACGGGGTGGAGCGCTGGCGGGCCGACTGCGGGTGCAATTCCGGCATGAAACCGGGCTGGCACCAAAAATGGCGCGGGCCGCTGCGCCAAGCGTTGGATTTTGTGCGCGACGAAATGATTAAAACGTTTGAGACCGTCGGCTCCCAGTATTTCAAAAACCCGTGGGACGCGCGCAACGATTATATCGATTTGGTGCTAGACCGCTCGCTGGACGCCCAGCACCGCTTTTTCTTAAAACACGCCACGGAAAAAGCCTGGAACGACCGCCCCACCGCGCTATGCCTGCTGGAAATGCAGCGCAACGCCATGCTGATGTATACCAGCTGTGGGTGGTTCTTTGACGAGATAAGCGGCATTGAAACGGTGCAGATTATGCAGTATGCCGCGCGGGCGATAGAATTAAACCGGGCGATCAGCGGGGTGGATTTGGAGCCGGCGTTTGTAGAGAAACTCTCCGCCGCGCCCAGCAATTTAAAAGAACTTAAAAACGGCGCCGTGGTATATGAACGGTATGTAAAACCGCAGGTAATGCCGATTGAAAAAATTGCGCTGGAGCACGTCGTCTCGCTTTTGGCAGACGATACGGTAAACCCGCAAAAAGCCTATGAATGCGACGTATTGGCCTACGCCCCCAAAAAGCTTGCTGCGCCGGGGTTTCACTTGTGCTTTGGGGACATTACCCTTAAATCCCGCACCACGCTGTTGGAGCGGAAAATGCATTTCGCCGTTTTTCAGCACGGAGCGACGGACTTTTTATGCGCGGCCGGCACGGAAGGCACCCTGGACCGCGGGGCCGTATTCGGCCAATTGGAAGAACTTTTTCAGGCCGCCAAATATGAAGACTGCGCGGCGCTGATCCGCCGTTCTTTTCCCAAGCAGTATCCGCTGTCATCCATGTTTTTGGACGTACGGCGCAAAGTGGTGGATTTGGTACTGCGGAAAATGGACGAGGAAACCGACCAAAAATTTACGAAAGTATTTGAAGACCAATACCCGGTGGTGCGCGGCCTGCAGTTAATCGGCGCGCCGATCCCCAAGCCGTTTTTGACGGTGGCGGAGTTTGTGCTTTCCAACGATTTGAAAGCGGAATTCCGCGCGGCGGACGTAAACGTCAACGAAATAGAAGAACTGATGGAAGACGTCAAAACGCTGGGGCTGGACGTTTCCAAAGGCCCAGTGCGCGAGGCCGTAAGCGAGAAACTGGAACGGCTGGCTTTTGCTTTTGCGCGCAATCCTTCGGATACGGCCTGCGCCCTGAAACTGGTGGAGTTTTTGAACTACGCCGAAATTTTCGGATTCGAACCCGATGCCGTGCGCGCCCAGGAATTTGTCTTTTTTGGGCTGCGGGCGCTGGGGGAAGAAGCCAAAAAGAAAGATATTCTGCGGGCGTTGGCGCGGAAGCTTAAAATTGCGCTGTAA